The Pyrenophora tritici-repentis strain M4 chromosome 3, whole genome shotgun sequence genome has a window encoding:
- a CDS encoding bax inhibitor family protein, which translates to MASLLRRPFAITATLRQASPKAPQSLTIRAFHNTPLKQHPQFFRPAKPTVSTSQNVSKFQQAFRRGYQQAVYNPMAQGDLRQRLLYGAGIFGATLLGINFIFNRETREDGGMPPFEREYLNDTFMHTGLGIGMIGIAARALHMNGWSFRLMAANPWLVLGVGLVGSIGTMYGTMATHPSNYVQKYALWSAFNGTQALLLSPLFFMHPAILARAGLYTVGMMGSIAFVGATAKTDKYLYLGGPLLAGVAIVALSGLAPMVIPATAARTLMFTENIWLYGGLAVFGGFTLYDVQKVLNHARQAERGLIPKDPVNEAISLELDFINIFIRMVQILGMNQNRRK; encoded by the exons ATGGCGTCGCTCCTACGGAGACCTTTCGCCATCACGGCGACACTgcgacaagcatcaccaaAAGCACCGCAATCCCTCACGATTCGCGCCTTCCACAACACGCCACTTAAGCAACACCCCCAATTCTTCCGACCCGCAAAGCCCACGGTATCGACGTCGCAAAATGTCTCCAAGTTCCAGCAAGCGTTCCGACGAGGATATCAGCAAGCAGTATACAACCCAATGGCCCAGGGCGACTTGCGACAGCGCCTGCTCTACGGCGCCGGTATCTTCGGCGCAACGCTGCTAGGCATCAACTTCATCTTCAACCGCGAGACCCGTGAGGATGGTGGCATGCCGCCATTCGAGCGCGAATACCTCAACGACACTTTTATGCACACTGGCCTCGGAATTGGAATGATTGGTATTGCGGCGCGCGCTCTGCACATGAATGGTTGGAGTTTCAGGCTTATGGCTGCAAACCCGTGGCTCGTTCTTGGTGTCGGTCTTGTTGGCAGCATTGGAACTATGTACGGCACTATGGCGACACACCCTAGCAA CTATGTTCAAAAGTACGCCCTCTGGTCTGCCTTCAACGGTACGCAAGCCCTCCTCTTGTCGCCTCTCTTCTTCATGCACCCCGCTATCCTCGCACGCGCCGGTCTCTACACTGTCGGCATGATGGGCTCCATTGCCTTCGTTGGTGCCACCGCAAAGACAGACAAGTACCTGTACCTTGGTGGTCCCCTCCTCGCTGGTGTCGCCATCGTCGCTCTATCCGGTCTCGCTCCCATGGTCATTCCCGCCACCGCTGCCCGCACACTGATGTTCACCGAGAACATCTGGCTATACGGAGGTCTAGCCGTCTTTGGTGGCTTCACCCTGTACGACGTGCAGAAGGTGCTAAACCATGCGCGCCAGGCTGAGCGTGGTTTGATCCCCAAGGACCCTGTCAACGAGGCCATCTCGCTTGAGCTCGACTTTATCAACATCTTCATTCGCATGGTACAGATTCTTGGTATGAACCAGAACAGGAGGAAGTAG
- a CDS encoding Rick-17kDa-Anti multi-domain protein, producing the protein MAEEMVELGFEGLDRFANKYWDRTYDRLPEVPRPGRKKRQQQRQQQYQNGQRQQYLPQDSSRHPDKGYRPSHCPSEDVIDYESDPEMYGPDRRRDSYGREEGYYETGRNDYRTPGPGFKVPNARDEYNGSRGVQVAAYAPQVQPVYEQRRPAPHRRRSSWSPPRSEQHSRRDSRHQRSDSRSRSRSSDAKHRLIATVGGALVGGLAGNQATKGGKYDTVATIAGAIIGGVGAREVSGQWDERKKRKEHGEMGRESVHGNERYNRDDRHGDDRYDGSGKYRRDDRRRP; encoded by the exons ATGGCTGAAGAGATGGTG GAGCTGGGGTTCGAGGGTCTCGATCGATTTGCTAATAAGTACTGGGACCGGACTTACGACCGTCTACCAGAAGTACCACGACCAGGGAGAAAGAAGCGTCAGCAGCAACGTCAGCAACAGTACCAGAATGGACAGAGACAACAATATCTGCCACAAGATTCATCTCGTCACCCAGACAAAGGATACAGACCCTCTCACTGTCCCTCAGAAGACGTGATTGACTACGAATCGGACCCAGAGATGTACGGACCCGATCGCAGAAGAGACAGTTATggaagagaagaaggctACTATGAGACGGGACGAAACGACTATAGGACACCAGGACCGGGCTTCAAAGTACCCAACGCTCGTGATGAATACAATGGTTCACGAGGTGTGCAGGTAGCA GCATACGCACCTCAAGTCCAACCAGTCTACGAGCAACGCCGACCGGCACCTCACCGAAGACGGTCATCATGGTCCCCGCCACGATCTGAACAGCACAGTCGTCGTGATTCACGTCACCAGCGTTCAGATTCTCGATCACGTTCACGTTCGAGCGACGCGAAACATCGCTTGATTGCGACGGTGGGAGGGGCGTTGGTGGGTGGCCTAGCAGGCAACCAGGCTACCAAGGGCGGAAAGTACGATACGGTTGCCACTATTGCTGGGGCCATTATAGGTGGCGTTGGTGCGAGGGAGGTGAGTGGCCAATGGGACgagagaaagaagaggaaagaACATGGAGAAATGGGGCGGGAAAGTGTACATGGAAATGAAAGATACAATCGCGATGACAGACACGGCGATGACAGATATGATGGCAGTGGAAAATACCGGCGTGATGATCGAAGGAGGCCCTAG
- a CDS encoding ProP, Permease major facilitator superfamily gives MASTNRPADPLAKGVIPTAKQSLRDLFTWDQRVVVRNEYGEEHCEWQKPEPLKNPFSLFAQLSLKDWLYFIVGFLAWTADAFDFHALSIQTTKLADYYDTTNTAITTAITLTLLLRSVGAAMFGVAGDKFGRKWPMVANMIILGLLQVATIYAGTFQQFLGVRSLFGLFMGGVYGNAISMALENCPVDARGLMSGILQQGYSFGYVLAACANLGVGGETNTWKIVFWVGAGFSIAVGFVRVLFPESKQFQEAKKNGTKKAPGAFWAETKIMLREEWKMCLYCIFLMTWFNYYSHTSQDSYTTFMKAQKHLTPAGATRASILMKTGACVGGTILGYTSQWFGRRRMIFCAVLISGCLIPAWILPTTERGLSASGFMIQFFVQGAWGVIPIHLSELSPPAFRSSFVGITYQLGNMISSPSAQIVNAVAEATMIKTSKGKMSPAYGPVMGIATAIIVIGIAVTIALGPEKKGRHFEEAGPIGANIEPAKDVESGSMHSEKNGAQAIEVLDHSNTTEKR, from the exons ATGGCGAGCACCAACCGCCCCGCAGACCCCCTCGCCAAGGGCGTCATTCCTACCGCAAAGCAAAGTCTGAGGGACCTCTTCACCTGGGACCAGCGCGTCGTTGTTCGCAATGAGTACGGCGAGGAGCACTGCGAGTGGCAAAAGCCAGAGCCTCTCAAGAACCCCTTCAGTCTGTTTGCTCAGCTTAGTTTGAAAGACTGGCTCTACTTCATCGTTGGTTTCCTTGCATGGACTGCCGATGCATTCGACTTCCACGCCTTGTCCATCCAGACAACCAAGCTTGCCGACTACTATGACACCACCAACACTGCCATCACTACTGCCATTACCCTGACTCTGCTTCTCCGCTCTGTCGGCGCTGCTATGTTTGGTGTGGCAGGAGACAAGTTTGGCCGCAAGTGGCCCATGGTTGCCAACATGATCATCCTCGGTCTTCTCCAGGTTGCTACCATCTATGCCGGAACCTTCCAGCAGTTCCTTGGTGTGCGCAGTCTGTTCGGTCTCTTCATGGGAGGTGTCTACGGAAATGCCATTTCCATGGCACTTGAGAACTGCCC TGTCGATGCTCGTGGTCTTATGAGCGGTATCTTGCAACAAGGTTACTCATTCGGTTACGTCCTGGCAGCCTGTGCCAACTTGGGCGTCGGTGGCGAGACCAACACCTGGAAGATTGTCTTCTGGGTCGGTGCTGGCTTCTCCATCGCTGTTGGTTTCGTCCGTGTTCTCTTCCCCGAGTCCAAGCAGTTCCAAGAGGCGAAAAAGAATGGCACCAAGAAGGCTCCTGGAGCTTTCTGGGCTGAGACCAAGATCATGCTCCGCGAGGAGTGGAAGATGTGCCTCTACTGCATCTTCCTGATGACCTGGTTCAACTACTACTCCCACACTAGCCAGGACAGCTACACAACCTTCATGAAGGCCCAGAAGCATCTCACTCCCGCGGGCGCTACCCGTGCCTCCATCTTGATGAAGACTGGTGCCTGCGTTGGTGGAACCATTCTCGGATACACCTCGCAATGGTTCGGTCGCCGCAGGATGATCTTCTGTGCCGTCTTGATCTCCGGCTGCCTCATCCCCGCCTGGATTCTACCCACCACCGAGCGCGGCCTCTCCGCATCCGGCTTCATGATCCAGTTCTTCGTGCAGGGTGCCTGGGGTGTGATTCCCATCCACTTGAGCGAGCTTTCCCCACCCGCCTTCCGTTCGTCTTTTGTGGGTATCACCTACCAACTCGGAAACATGATCTCCTCGCCTTCTGCTCAAATCGTCAACGCCGTCGCCGAGGCCACCATGATCAAGACCTCAAAGGGCAAGATGTCCCCTGCCTACGGACCCGTCATGGGTATCGCTACCGCCATCATCGTCATTGGTATTGCTGTCACCATTGCTCTCGGACCTGAGAAGAAGGGTCGCCACTTCGAGGAGGCAGGTCCCATTGGCGCAAACATCGAGCCTGCCAAGGACGTTGAAAGTGGCAGCATGCACAGCGAGAAGAATGGCGCTCAGGCTATTGAGGTCCTCGACCACTCCAACACTACTGAGAAGCGTTGA
- a CDS encoding Crp, cAMP-binding protein → MRRYRSGSGPVRAHGGVAVPDPFAMVRAYDSDSNPARPVRPSPLAASTIQGLPLDLLDRLRSFPLFKAAPDEFLTQVGLHLKPQLYQPHDTILTEGETGKAMYWLVRGAVRVTSRDQESTYAELKPGAFFGEIGILMDIPRTATIIANMRSLVVRLNKEDLTKELPKFPDVEVAIRHEAQERLAILQRKKSELGAKRPAIPIRQITGKRDREDGDVVMAESGTLREGEINAFKKRKSPSPGLTEAIAHSAFGSGSLHVRHLLKELPLFSELPDDILHFIGMRAQPCSFDPFTDIIKQGTQGRDVFFIVKGEVEVINTNAPEQNGHTSPTMGRRKSIAAGEHHFQEVKARLKTGQYFGEVVSLSLAPRRTATVRSVSAVECLMISGDTLNQLWERCTPDVRRQVESVAKERLRAAKDDDVRMADAHSIPPNIDDLAIADHIMPRTPRRKKSVPTVTFNDTLDMDNPVTPTRRDEKMMEPYDPDPFLNVDLDNVRSRSRRGSLAPPTPTSIQESPTIPANLDFSKSPGGSPLSPSPSVSISKHASTPPEVPFDFKRPRLVGRPSKYTRGRLPDPILTKVLANMDIHELMKLRTISSHWSKMISESPDLIHNLDLTKYNRRVTDRALVDIICPFVGTRPRYVNISNCFHVTDEGFAELAKTCGPSVRIWRMKSVWDITGPAVLEMVQKAKGLEEVDLSNCRKVGDNLLARVIGWVVPEMNPQMAMAHAQHQAQMNGRRGKGGANGQPVPQPLPPGTVVGCPKLRRLTLSYCKHITDRSMAHIAVHAANRIESIDLTRCTTITDVGFQHWSVYPFPRLTKLCLADCTYLTDNAIVYLTNAAKGLKELDLSFCCALSDTATEVLALGLPSLTHLNLAFCGSAVSDTSLRCISLHLLELRNLSVRGCVRVTGTGVEAVVEGCRDLERFDVSQCKNLGRWIEAGGVESVRNRGRNVNFVTVSDGRWRDGKGNLPRW, encoded by the exons ATGCGCAGATACAGATCCGGCAGTGGCCCTGTACGCGCTCATGGCGGCGTCGCAGTGCCCGACCCCTTTGCCATGGTGCGCGCATACGACAGCGACTCCAATCCCGCCAGGCCTGTCAGACCCTCCCCGCTGGCCGCTTCCACCATCCAGGGTCTGCCGCTCGACCTGCTTGACCGCCTACGCTCCTTCCCGCTGTTCAAGGCCGCGCCCGATGAATTCCTCACACAGGTCGGCTTGCATCTCAAGCCCCAGCTGTACCAGCCGCATGATACCATCCTCACCGAGGGCGAGACGGGCAAGGCCATGTACTGGCTGGTCCGCGGCGCCGTGCGCGTGACCTCGCGAGATCAAGAGAGCACATATGCAGAACTCAAGCCAGGTGCCTTCTTTGGCGAGATTGGCATTCTAATGGACATTCCCCGTACCGCCACCATCATAGCCAACATGCGCTCGCTGGTCGTGCGGCTGAACAAGGAGGACCTCACCAAAGAGCTGCCCAAGTTCCCCGACGTCGAGGTTGCCATCAGACACGAAGCCCAGGAGCGCCTTGCCATCCTGCAACGCAAAAAGTCGGAGCTGGGCGCCAAACGCCCCGCCATACCCATTCGCCAGATCACAGGCAAGCGCGACCGCGAAGATGGCGATGTGGTCATGGCAGAGAGCGGCACTCTCCGCGAGGGTGAGATCAATGCCTTCAAGAAGAGGAAGTCGCCCAGCCCGGGACTCACCGAAGCCATCGCCCACAGCGCTTTCGGAAGTGGCAGTCTACATGTGAGACATCTGCTCAAAGAACTGCCCCTCTTCTCTGAGCTACCGGATGACATCCTCCATTTTATCGGCATGCGTGCCCAGCCATGCTCGTTCGATCCTTTTACCGACATTATCAAACAGGGCACCCAGGGGCGCGACGTCTTCTTCATCGTCAAGGGCGAGGTCGAAGTCATCAACACGAATGCGCCCGAGCAGAATGGCCACACTTCACCTACCATGGGACGCCGGAAATCCATAGCTGCTGGCGAGCATCATTTCCAGGAGGTCAAGGCCCGATTGAAGACTGGACAGTACTTTGGCGAAGTTGTCAGTCTTTCGCTTGCCCCACGTCGCACCGCCACTGTACGTTCTGTATCGGCCGTTGAATGTCTGATGATTAGTGGCGATACGCTGAACCAACTGTGGGAAAGGTGCACGCCAGATGTGCGCCGACAGGTAGAGTCTGTCGCAAAAGAGCGTCTACGAGCAGCAAAAGACGACGACGTGCGCATGGCCGATGCACACAGCATACCGCCCAATATCGATGACTTGGCCATAGCCGACCATATAATGCCCAGGACGCCGCGGCGCAAGAAGAGCGTACCCACAGTTACCTTTAATGACACACTTGACATGGATAATCCGGTGACACCCACACGGAGGGATGAGAAGATGATGGAGCCATATGACCCCGATCCATTCCTAAACGTCGACCTCGATAATGTCAGATCGCGCTCGCGACGAGGATCTCTTGCCCCACCCACGCCCACCTCGATACAAGAGTCACCCACTATTCCTGCAAACCTTGATTTCTCCAAATCACCTGGCGGCTCCCCGCTTTCGCCTTCACCATCGGTTTCCATATCGAAGCACGCATCGACTCCACCAGAGGTCCCGTTCGACTTCAAGCGGCCGCGGCTGGTCGGACGACCAAGCAAATACACAAGAGGCAGACTGCCAGATCCCATACTCACAAAGGTGCTGGCTAATATGGACATACATGAATTGATGAAGTTACGCACCATCTCATCGCATTGGAGCAAGATGATATCCGAGTCTCCAGACCTAATTCACAACCTTGATCTTACCAAATACAACCGCAGGGTCACAGACCGAGCACTAGTCGATATAATATGTCCGTTTGTAGGCACTCGCCCTAGATATGTCAATATCAGCAACTGTTTCCACGTCACCGACGAGGGCTTTGCTGAACTAGCAAAGACATGCGGACCCAGCGTGAGGATATGGCGCATGAAGAGCGTATGGGACATTACTGGACCAGCTGTGTTGGAAATGGTTCAAAAGGCCAAGGGACTAGAAGAAGTAGATCTCAGCAACTGCAGGAAAGTCGGAGATAACCTTCTAGCCCGAGTGATTGGATGGGTGGTACCTGAGATGAATCCGCAAATGGCAATGGCGCATGCACAACACCAAGCTCAAATGAATGGCCGCCGAGGAAAAGGAGGTGCCAATGGTCAACCCGTCCCACAGCCTCTACCACCCGGCACGGTGGTGGGTTGTCCGAAGCTCAGAAGATTGACATTGAGCTACTGCAAGCATATTACCGATCGAAGCATGGCTCATATCGCCGTTCATGCAGCAAACCGCATCGAAAGCATTGACCTGACGCGGTGTACGACTATCACGGACGTGGGCTTCCAACATTGGAGCGTCTACCCCTTCCCGAGGCTGACGAAGCTGTGTCTCGCCGATTGCACGTACTTGACTGACAATGCGATCGTGTACCTTACGAATGCAGCCAAGGGACTAAAGGAACTCGATCTG TCTTTTTGCTGTGCCCTTTCTGACACTGCCACGGAAGTTCTTGCCCTCGGTCTTCCCTCTCTCACCCACCTCAACCTTGCCTTTTGCGGTTCCGCCGTCTCCGACACATCGCTCCGCTGCATATCGTTACACCTACTTGAGCTCCGCAATTTGTCCGTCCGGGGCTGCGTCCGCGTCACTGGCACGGGCGTAGAAGCTGTAGTTGAAGGATGTAGAGACTTGGAGCGCTTTGACGTTAGTCAGTGCAAGAATCTGGGCAGATGGATCGAAGCCGGAGGCGTAGAGAGTGTACGAAACAGAGGGAGAAACGTCAACTTCGTCACAGTTAGTGACGGACGATGGCGCGATGGTAAAGGAAATCTGCCGCGATGGTGA
- a CDS encoding Metaviral-G domain containing protein translates to MLDLISGPEGTIAAAYNEATTPTKPTSRSKRVPNFSATKSQLRQTNRTLLEIVQNIQAELAFQREAMLDMQTRIYHLETRPCNHVSNNTSHDIELSPPKLPSRKRSEIRAKPVKSTTRETPRRRDAHQKHGEKRGATNKEGAFWKSPTRFSGFNFNFDLLETVPSSRDAPEVIPVSPPVPEKDEQHDPFASGGKRKTTPRITRVLTGEPTAMYHDVVSDIREHVIDFDRVRTPIPPILQSPPRSSRSKLNTANTATTNSRDDEITALPQVPVLAPPSSMDEPQHHRKGIKSLFMYRTFSKSYNKSDFAPSTGDRRSGSLRC, encoded by the coding sequence ATGTTGGATTTGATCAGCGGTCCGGAGGGAACCATAGCCGCTGCCTACAACGAGGCAACCACGCCTACGAAACCGACGTCGAGATCAAAACGGGTTCCCAATTTCTCTGCCACAAAGTCTCAGCTGCGACAGACGAACCGGACACTGCTTGAAATCGTTCAGAATATCCAGGCCGAACTCGCATTCCAGAGAGAAGCCATGCTTGACATGCAAACGCGCATTTACCACCTTGAAACCAGGCCTTGCAACCATGTCAGTAACAACACCAGCCACGATATTGAGTTGAGCCCCCCAAAACTCCCGTCCCGCAAGCGATCCGAGATCAGAGCCAAGCCCGTAAAGAGCACTACTCGCGAAACCCCAAGACGTCGAGATGCGCACCAAAAACACGGCGAGAAGCGGGGTGCTACCAATAAAGAAGGCGCCTTCTGGAAGTCCCCCACCCGTTTCTCCGGCTTCAACTTCAACTTCGATCTGCTAGAAACCGTACCCAGCTCAAGAGACGCACCAGAAGTAATTCCAGTCTCGCCCCCCGTACCAGAAAAAGACGAGCAACACGACCCATTTGCCTCTGGTGGAAAGCGTAAAACAACACCACGCATCACGCGTGTATTAACCGGGGAACCCACAGCCATGTACCACGACGTAGTCAGCGACATCAGGGAGCACGTCATCGACTTCGACCGCGTCAGGACGCCCATACCACCAATCCTGCAATCCCCCCCGCGCAGCTCCCGCAGCAAGCTCAACACGGCAAACACAGCCACGACAAACAGCCGCGACGACGAAATCACCGCTCTACCCCAAGTCCCCGTGCTCGCCCCGCCGTCGTCCATGGACGAACCGCAACACCACCGCAAAGGCATCAAGAGCCTCTTCATGTACAGGACCTTTTCCAAAAGCTACAATAAGTCGGATTTTGCCCCCAGCACTGGGGATCGTCGCTCCGGTTCGTTACGCTGTTAA
- a CDS encoding PcaH, Protocatechuate 3,4-dioxygenase beta subunit: protein MVRLAHASNALLLATSVLAHPGGSTHREVLRRQAHLDHPNRRSVQACKRDLVGTGWVREQHQRRETRLHELRVAAGFAKEHGIVRRDAAEVEETYGVDAACTLDPEVGEGPYWVSGELIRQDIVTGEGGAITHLDVNIIDVSTCTPVTDAYVEMWGANSTGVYTGVQARGNGDGSATAIVTNALRGVQPTSANGTATFVTVIPGHYVGRTNHLHTIIHHGAKLLPNNTIEGGTVSHAGQFYIEQNLLNEVEKTAPYNTNTQAAMNNDEDFLYKMGFQGGDDPVMKISLIGNTIEDGLYATIDVGVNPKATIEVHPVNRWTAEGGVPVEGSPWAGYPDTCQNCGQWGPSPPSQSAPAAE from the exons ATGGTCAGACTCGCGCATGCTTCCAACGCCTTACTTCTGGCTACCAGTGTTCTTGCTCACCCTGGAGGCAGTACGCACAGAGAGGTCTTGCGCAGGCAGGCTCATCTTGATCACCCGAACCGTCGGAGTGTCCAGGCATGCAAGCGTGATCTAGTCGGGACTGGGTGGGTTCGAGAGCAGCACCAGAGACGCGAGACCAGGCTCCACGAACTCCGGGTCGCGGCTGGTTTCGCCAAAGAACATGGAATCGTCCGTCGCGACGCTGCCGAAGTCGAAGAGACTTATGGAGTCGATGCAGCTTGCACGCTTGATCCTGAGGTTGGAGAGGGTCCATATT GGGTTTCTGGTGAGCTCATTCGGCAAGATATCGTCACTGGCGAGGGGGGAGCCATCACTCACCTGGACGTCAACATTATTGACGTTTCAACTTGCACGCCTGTCACCGATGCTTACGTCGAGATGTGGGGAGCGAACTCTACCGGTGTCTACACTGGTGTGCAGGCTAGAGGCAACGGTGATGGCTCTGCTACAGCTATTGTGACCAACGCTCTTCGTGGTGTCCAACCCACAAGCGCTAATGGCACTGCTACATTCGTAACGGTCATTCCTGGACATTATGTCGGCCGCACGAACCATCTACATA CTATTATCCATCACGGCGCCAAGCTTCTCCCCAACAATACGATCGAAGGCGGTACAGTCTCGCACGCTGGCCAATTCTACATTGAGCAAAACCTCCTGAATGAAGTTGAGAAGACGGCCCCTTACAACACCAACACACAAGCCGCCATGAACAACGACGAAGACTTCCTCTACAAGATGGGTTTCCAGGGCGGAGACGACCCGGTCATGAAGATCTCGCTGATTGGCAATACGATCGAGGACGGTTTGTATGCCACCATCGATGTGGGCGTTAACCCCAAAGCGACAATAGAGGTACATCCAGTCAACAGGTGGACGGCTGAGGGAGGTGTTCCCGTGGAGGGAAGTCCGTGGGCAGGCTACCCTGATACCTGCCAGAACTGTGGACAGTGGGGACCCTCGCCACCTTCACAGAGTGCCCCTGCTGCGGAGTAG